The following coding sequences are from one Planctomycetota bacterium window:
- a CDS encoding MFS transporter — translation MHSPNPRTAESATSPAPPGRLKNRWLIAACAVGIHVCIGSVYAYSVMTAPVSTLLGATADEVKVSFSIAIACLGLAAAFLGHFVEKRGPRASGMLSATCFGLGLIGAGLAVQVGSIWLFYLTYGVLGGIGLGVGYITPVSTLVKWFPDKRGMATGLAIMGFGFASMLAAPIMADLFLADGSTEAEPVYTTWSVARTFFLLGVVYAVVMFASAQYLAPPPKVLLLPARCLGGFGVPAGRHVALGRGG, via the coding sequence GTGCATTCGCCAAACCCCCGCACCGCCGAATCCGCCACCTCACCCGCCCCGCCGGGGCGGCTCAAGAACCGCTGGCTGATCGCCGCCTGTGCCGTGGGGATTCACGTGTGCATCGGCAGCGTTTATGCCTACAGCGTGATGACCGCGCCGGTGAGTACGCTGCTGGGTGCGACGGCGGACGAGGTGAAGGTCAGCTTCAGCATCGCGATCGCGTGCCTTGGGTTGGCGGCGGCGTTTCTCGGGCATTTCGTGGAGAAGCGCGGGCCGCGGGCGTCGGGCATGCTCTCGGCGACGTGCTTCGGGCTCGGGCTCATCGGGGCCGGGCTCGCGGTGCAAGTCGGCTCGATCTGGCTGTTCTACTTGACCTACGGCGTGCTCGGCGGCATCGGGTTGGGCGTCGGGTACATCACGCCGGTGAGCACGCTGGTCAAGTGGTTCCCCGATAAGCGCGGCATGGCGACGGGGCTGGCGATCATGGGCTTCGGCTTCGCGTCGATGCTCGCGGCACCGATCATGGCCGACCTGTTCCTCGCCGACGGCTCGACCGAGGCCGAGCCGGTGTACACGACGTGGAGCGTCGCGCGGACGTTCTTCCTGTTGGGCGTGGTGTACGCGGTGGTGATGTTCGCGTCGGCGCAGTACCTAGCCCCCCCGCCCAAGGTCTTGCTTCTGCCGGCCCGGTGCCTTGGCGGCTTCGGCGTCCCAGCCGGCAGGCACGTAGCCCTTGGGCGGGGGGGCT